The Epinephelus lanceolatus isolate andai-2023 chromosome 14, ASM4190304v1, whole genome shotgun sequence region tattatttatagcTGGCCAATCACTACATGCAAACCTGAATATGTGCAGATTATACTTACATAGGAGCCTTATGACAGCATCAGCTACATCAACTCCCTGTCAGAGCGACAGGGCTCTTGGGTAGAGGGCTCTGCCTGTGCTAATAgcactagggttacaatatcaGTACCCTCGTTCTATCTCATACAGGCCCTGCCCTCTACTGGTATCTATGGGTTCTGTGGGTGGAGCCCAATGAATGACTGCCCTGTTGTGGCATAACATtgggcccgtttccaccgcaggaacttctgAGTAATTTTATGGGAatggggccgttggtgcgtgtctccaccgcaggaaccacccctgaaggacagagttccggaacttttacgggggctaaacaagtccctgcctcagagtaggtaatcagaacggccccgagagactcctggctggggcttggggattacttggtgctgattggatatactcaaggcagGATTTGATGTTTTGTAATTACTACggttattgtagattagctgggctaaccgttagctgttagcagttagcggtgtctgtaataactcagtaactcaatatatggtccgtgaaaaatatattttttccagcggatatcttagttacaacatgattgagctagtaaagcagttttgtgttgctatgtgtggtatttattcagttttgggaaatcacgatgtctagaaagcatcagctgacagggacagctaacagcagcagcaaagctaacatcaggacgtcatctgttaaaagcctcccgttgtcagatacgacatgaaactactccagttagctcaatcatgttgtaactaagaaatccactggaaaaaatatttttttcacggaccgtatattgagttattgagttaatacagacaccgctaacaccTAACAGCTAACTGCGTCCCTATGCCCCTATGTCACCCCGGttaaaatggtcgcgcaacgattacgtcacatccagagcctggtaactttacaggaaccttcgtcctactccgctctctcagtggagacacggcagttgagagggccgagcgagaggacgttcctgtaatagttcctgcccccaaatagtaccaggaacttcttcagtggaaacgggcctatagatGCAGCCACACTGGTATGCAACCTAACTGGGTGGAgacattagccccttttccaccacaggaacttttctcatttacccgggattttgaaaaacctccGCGTGTTTCAACtccaaactttccctgaaaaaagtacctagtagggaggtaggacttttcagattacccagaattcttgaggggcagggctgtgtgctgaagaACGCTGATTAGTGGACTCACACTTGAGCATTCCATCCTTCCTGGCATGGGCAGCCACTGCAAACTTTATGTCATTTCTACAAGCTCCActtcatttgtgttttgattaaggatgggtaccgaaacccagtactaaattagccccaagctaaattatcaaagaccaTAGTACCGATAAGCGCTAACGGTATCGGTTCTTTTGTGCCGGCGCTgaactccacacacacaaacacatacaccaCCCCGACACAGTAGGTGAACAGCCGAGTGGCCGCAGTGGAAACAAAGTTAAGATAACTCGAAAATGACTCGAGTTGATGTcagctacactcgttactgtaagtgacattaaaccttagcgagtaagaagccaatactttatcaatacatgtgttcagcaagcatgaacatgtaaacatgtagacagtgatATTTAATATGCTCCATcaacagtctctcatccaccgtcaCTAAggttatgtcttacacaaggacagcacgctagttcgGCTGATAGCAAATTGTTACTAATAGGCTCTAAtgtcagctgtctgtatgtagactaacttagtttgacacttatcttaaaatacttttaaactgagctgctggctgagacaaacagccccaacaCTCTCTACCAGCGCGTAACCAGCCAAGCTGGTGGAGCCAAATACAGGGCACATGCTGAATCATCTACATCATCACactaatttgaataaattttctGGAACTTTGAAGTGCAGTGGAAATGCAAAccaaccacacagattaccaggaattcttttacccaggtaaataaattcctggtaataaatgttcctggaaatgttggtggaaaaggggctattctaggatcagaggtttaggggtgctgagcacccagagagctgcccggccaggcaagataaatttcactgttttgtacattttaacgcaatttcattcccacatttgtgaaagaaaaacacaacgctttttgggaaagtctgtgactaaaccatcacatttgataaaggttatttaaatacATACGTCCTGGACACAAAGCCAGCAACACTGCCACATCACGTGTGGAGTCTGCATGGACCACTGTGGGAGAGTCCCTACCTGCCTGCCTGTAGGCTGCGATATGCACTCACAAAGACATCTTGCAAGGCATTTCTTGGATAGGTACACACCATCACCAAAGCATACAAACAGCTGTTCAGTGTGTCTGATGGGTCCAACGCACGAACTGGACAAAACAGATGCAGTTTTGCCTCCTTGTCCCCATTATTGGGTAAAGGACAAAAGCATCTAACTGTATAACTCTCATCCTGAAAGAACAAAGGGGGATCTGGTGTGAGAGAAGGCCCAATGCAGTcaccacaaagcagcaagcaacTGGGGTGAGCCAACAGAGTGGTTGGTTCACATACTCTCTTAGCTGAGGTCAATGCAAGCAGCAAAGCTGTCTTGAATGACAACGCCTTTAGAGAGGAGCACTCCAAGGGCTTGAAGGGATCCTTCACCAAGCATTGTCTCCTCACCCCTTcccaaaactgttttaaaagagGGTGGGCTGTTACCAAAACCCTCATGGCAGGAGAGATGGCTGCTGCATACTCTTTTATAATGGCATGTGACAGCCTTCTGTccatcaaacactgcaaaaaggATGGTCAGCACCACCTGCACAGATGATCCAGCCCTCTTCAACCTGTCCCTTTCAGGACTTAAACCTGGAGAAGATGACCCAGAGGGGGCAACTCGCCTATTTTACCTGCTACCTAAGACTGGGCCCCCCAGAGCTAAGGGATGATCTGGGCTGGGCCACCACAATTTGAGTCGGTTCTGCATGCCATGGTGCCAAGTGGCAACCCAGAGCTACCAGAATGACTGACAACTGCTCCTGCTCACTATCTCCAAAAGAGGAGGGATGAGACAGAGTGGCCTGATATGACTTCGCCCCACAACTTGAGGTTGGCACACCTTTCGTCCCGGAATGTGAAGAGCCTTCAGAGACAACAGGTGCTCTGAGACCCACAACCACAGGATCTCCACCATCCTCAGCAGGGCAACAAACTGAACTCCACCCTGCCTGTTGATGTACGCCACCGTGGTGTGGTTGTTGGTCCTCACCAACATGCGCTTCCCCTCTGGCAGGGGCCTGAAGTGTTGGATGACCAAAAACACTGCCTGTAGCTTGAGAGGGTTGATCTGTCAGGCCTCTATCAAAGGCCACACACCACCTACCACTCTCCCCAGGCATGTCCTTCCACACCCTGTCATGGATGCATCCATGAACACTGGGACTTAGGAGGTCACTTGTCACAGCAACAGGTGTTGTGGGCACCCCTGTATCTCAGGTTGTCCCATACTGAGGGGGGAATGGTAGGTGGTTGTGCTTGTGCTTCTTGGCATCAAAGCAAAGGCGGGCAAACCACCTCTGCAGGCTCTGCATGTGCAGTAGCCCCAGCAGTACCACCAGGTGCATGAACCCAAGCACCTACATGACGGTCAACACCTTCACCATCACATTAAGCCGTAGTTTTCAAACTGCTTGCTGCAGGACTGTCCATCTGTGTTCCCACAGAGTGGCCCACAGCCTGTGTGCCTCGAGCACAACCCCCAGATACTCCACCTGCTGGTGTTTTAGGGGCCTGATCCACTTCCAGTTGATTTTGAACCACAATTTGGTTCGGTGTAAAATCAACTGGGCTGTATGGAACATAGCCAGTtccttgcatttggccatgatGATGAAGTCTTTGAGATAAAAGAAGGCTCATAATGTGGGCTGGCCAATGGGAGGCCAACAACAGAAGGGCTAAGATGGTGGGGATGTCGCTGAATGCATCACTGCTAGGCAACATGGAAAGGACAGAGCCGGTGACTCCATATGTGGAGAAAGCTGATCATTGGGTAATCGCTAAAGAGAAAAAGGATAACTGATGCCGTCATTTGGCCCTAACATATACCGTGGGCTTCGCATGTCTTCAGATTGGCACATCCTGATTGGCCAGCTACATTTATGCAAAATTCAGTGGGCGAATGTGTGCTCATGATTGGACCAGAGCATTAAGAGAAATATTCTGTTTTAAAAGTCTTGGACAAAGTGTCACACGTTGTTTGATAGTGCAGCGCACATGACCATTGTCGCTTCACTCACCACCACACCTGCTCCTACACCTAAGTAGGTTAATTTGGTTAAGCTAAGTGCAAGCTAGGCATCCAGGTATGCTTGTGAGGTACTGGTGTGactgtttttgatattttccACCCCCATGCAGGTGAACAAGTTGATGACAACTCATTACGTGATGTGCAATACAAGCTAATGCCCTAGGCTGAAGCTGATATTGGTGACAAgcaaaaaataattgttttgtctatgaaccttccatccatccacccatcaatTTATATCTGCTTATCTGGGTCCAGGtagtgggggcagcaggctctTCCCGAAGGAAActaaggcattcccaggccagatgagatgaTCCAGGCAAGAAGAGATAATCCCCCCCAATGTGTTCTAGATCTACCCCATCGGTCTATTAATGATTGGCCGTGCATCCAGGagggatcctgatcagatgcctgaaccacatCGTGTGGCTCCTTTTGATGCGAAAGATCAGCGACTCTGCaccaagctccctccagatgttgGAGCTCCTCACTCTATCTATAAGGCTTAGCCCAACCAcctgtggaggaaactcattttggtcgCTTGTATCCGCAAATTAATTCTTTTGGTCAGTACCTAAAGCTCATGACCaaaggtgagggttggaacatgAATAGActggtaaatcgagagctttgccttccggctcacctccttcttcaccacaatggtcgGATACAGCACCCACATTACTGCTGATTCCACACCAATCTGCCTCCATTTCACCTTCATTTCCAAACAAGAGccagagatacttgaactcctttgcttgaggcagtaacccactcccaacccagaggaAGCAATCCACCATTTTTCAGCAGAGAACCAtagcctcagacttggaggtatATGACTTTCATCCTGATTGCTTAACACTCGGATGCAAACTGCTCCAGTGCATGCTATAGGTCATGGTCCAGTGAAGCCACAAAAGCCACAGCATCTGCAAAAAAggagagatgcaattctgaggtccccaaactggaTACTCTTTTCCCCCTGGCTGCGCCTTGATCCTCCTGTCTATGAAGGtcggtgacaagggacaacccaaGCAGAGCGCCGAGGGATGGTTCGCCCAgggcgtaaaactagccaggaccgcctctgaggtgaagtattcttttaaggCATATTTGTGTGATACTGGTTGATAATATAATTCTATTCTTACAGTAGCAGCTACAAAACTAATGCACCTCTGTATACTTAGGTaactcaaaaacaaagaaagaaaagttcATTAAAGGTCAACTTTTAGTGTAAGCAatgtaaagtttttgtattGGAAAGAAAAGTTTTTCCTCTTGTATTAGCAGCTTGGCCCTCTAGCGCAGCCCAACCCATCTCTTTGCACAAGAGAGTGTATAAAGTTCAGACGAGGCTTTTGTGTTGTTCACTTGGGAGGGTTACAGCAGCCAGCTGGAGGCTTTCATATGTGTGAGATACCAGTGATCATAGAACAGATGTGCAAAATGTGAATTTGAATCAATGTTCATACACTGTATGCTTAATGTTGTTTTGTGAGTGGTGATATTCATTCTTACATTTTGTCACAGGATACTTGAACAGTTGTCTGCATCATAGTCCATTATCCAAATAAGTGATGTTAAATTCCTCTATGACCATAATGCATTTATCTTTGTTATTTTGACCAGTGTGGTGAAACACACTGTGGTTCTGTTGCACACTGGTACATGGAGATAAGTGTTGTTGAGATTTGTTCACTTGCTGAGAAATTAACTTCAGACAAACTTCTAAAAAATCTGAGACTAAAAGTCAGATGGATGAGGTTACTTTATGATTCCTTGTTTTATACTCTTGAATTTATCAGCCAAGAAAACTGTCCCAATGTGTTTGCCTGCCTTCTAACCCAGTTAatagaaaatgtaaatgaaggCAGAATATTGGGCTGAGGCATTATTCAAAAGGATAATAGGTAACACTATCACTGAGCCACTTTGCTGCTAGCCTATATGTTTCCCAGTGTGGCACCCATACTACACAAGAAAGAAATGGAGAACTCAACTGAAGTTATGTCTTTTGTGTTGGCTGCCTATGGTAACATTGGAGAGGTAAAATACCTGTATTTCAGCATAATGCTATTATGGTACATCTCCATATGTGTGGCCAACACAGTTCTAATTGTGGTCATATATATGGACAGGAGGTTGCATGAGCCCATGTATATGCTATTATGCAATTTATTTCTGAATGAGATGAGTGGCAGTACAGCAATTTATCCTCTTCTGCTATCACAGATGTTTTCAGATACCCATGAGGTGACCTTACCATGGTGTTTTCTGCAGATGGGTTATATCTATACATCTGCTTCTGTTGAGTTTTGCAGTTTAGCAGCCATGGCCTATGACAGATACGTCTCTATCTGCTGTCCTTTACGTTACAGTGTCATTATGAACACAGGGAGAGTAGGTATGATCATTCTTCTTGTATGgatgtattcatttattaacTTTATATTCTCATTTTCATTCGTCATCCGTTTGACATTTTGTGGAAATGTCATTAACAAAGTGTTTTGTGACTACCACTTAATAATTAAACTTGCCTGTTCAGTTTCAATACTTAACAAcatatctgacctgctttttgCCTTTGTGACTGTGGTTATCCCATTTAGTTTAATTTCAGTCTCGTACATTAAGATTTTGAATGTTTGTCTGACTACATCTGCAGAAAACAAGCAAAAAGCCATCACCACCTGCACGCCTCAGATTATTTCATTGTCAAATATGTTTGTCGGCACCATGTTTCACTTTGTGGATTCCAGGTTTGATGTGGTCCTACTACCAGATAAAGTGCGCATTATTTTATCTGTATATCTCCTCATTTTTCAACCAATGATCACGCCCTTTATGTACGGATTTTATCTACCGAAAATAAGGCAGTCATGTAAAAGATTTTTTGTTTGATAGAAAACATTGTCTTCATGTTAGAAGAGATCTTGGTTTAAAATCTATGCACAAAAATGATGTAGAAAGTTGCACACATCTGGGCAAAACTTACAAATAGATGCAAAGCAGTTTTT contains the following coding sequences:
- the LOC117251009 gene encoding olfactory receptor 7G1-like; its protein translation is MENSTEVMSFVLAAYGNIGEVKYLYFSIMLLWYISICVANTVLIVVIYMDRRLHEPMYMLLCNLFLNEMSGSTAIYPLLLSQMFSDTHEVTLPWCFLQMGYIYTSASVEFCSLAAMAYDRYVSICCPLRYSVIMNTGRVGMIILLVWMYSFINFIFSFSFVIRLTFCGNVINKVFCDYHLIIKLACSVSILNNISDLLFAFVTVVIPFSLISVSYIKILNVCLTTSAENKQKAITTCTPQIISLSNMFVGTMFHFVDSRFDVVLLPDKVRIILSVYLLIFQPMITPFMYGFYLPKIRQSCKRFFV